The following are encoded together in the Roseivirga misakiensis genome:
- a CDS encoding efflux RND transporter permease subunit yields the protein MWSKLPHIVLKYRLILIISIFVLTGFMAYQARDVKMAFNFNTAVPSTDENFKYFQSFKEKFGEDGNILVLGVKDSSLYELENFNKYKKLNETITNLDGISNVISLASLQRIVKNRDNRSFDLVPLMEGYPETQEALDKLLEEAVKLKLYTGQLLNPENGATLILVNMEREVLNSKGRNDLVNEIKALGEEFVADTEIELHYSGMPFVRTIMQQKTDKELRLFIVLSLSITAIILFLFFRSWTSVFVPLIVISVVVVWVLGTIGLFNYNITILMGLIPSIIVVIGIPNGVYLINKYHQEFARHGNKPKALSRMVRKIGLVTFITNFTTAIGFLVLITTDIKLLKEFGLVAGINILATFIVSIILIPGILSYLPSPKKKHLQHLEFKAVGKFLGLLDSIVHRHRYRVFGVTAVILGVAIFGLTKLYSVAYMVDDIPEQSTLKQDLYFFEDNFSGVMPLEIIIDFGKPKSTINARNLRKVDRLEKALDPLENISSPISIVSFAKAVRQAFYNGNERFYGLPSPSDRNVILSYLSNRSDDSDFLNSFVDSTGQVMRVSLKIADIGSQKMDSLITNVVQPEIDKVFDDENIDTAVTGSTLLFVKGNKFLIENLRFSLLLAFAIIAVIMAILFANIRMIIISLIPNFIPLIMTAGIMGFFGIPLKPSTALIFSIAFGISVDDSIHFLAKYRQELFAKNFFVPIAISNSIKETGSSMLYTSIILFFGFIIFVFSDFGGTVALGLLTSLTLFFAMITNLTLLPALLMVFDSGKRNQKIHPLIEHYEFYIEDEDEEIDTQNLLIKENDPFVGSTDK from the coding sequence ATGTGGTCTAAACTCCCCCATATCGTACTGAAATACAGGTTGATATTGATCATCTCGATCTTTGTGCTGACTGGCTTTATGGCCTATCAAGCCAGAGATGTGAAGATGGCTTTTAACTTCAATACCGCAGTTCCATCAACCGACGAGAATTTCAAATACTTCCAAAGCTTCAAAGAAAAGTTTGGTGAAGATGGTAATATCCTGGTATTGGGCGTAAAAGATAGCTCCCTATATGAGCTTGAGAACTTCAACAAGTACAAAAAGCTCAACGAGACCATTACCAATTTGGACGGCATTAGTAATGTGATCTCGCTCGCATCACTACAGCGTATAGTTAAAAACAGAGACAACAGAAGCTTCGACTTGGTTCCTTTAATGGAAGGTTACCCTGAAACTCAAGAAGCACTAGATAAGCTACTAGAAGAAGCCGTAAAGTTAAAGCTGTATACAGGTCAGTTGCTGAATCCTGAAAATGGAGCGACGCTCATTTTGGTAAACATGGAGCGAGAGGTGCTCAATTCCAAAGGCAGAAACGATCTGGTAAACGAGATTAAGGCCTTGGGAGAAGAGTTTGTAGCCGATACGGAAATCGAGTTGCACTACTCAGGTATGCCTTTCGTTAGGACGATCATGCAGCAAAAAACCGATAAAGAACTGAGGCTTTTTATCGTTTTATCGCTAAGCATCACTGCAATTATACTTTTCCTTTTCTTTAGATCGTGGACTTCCGTTTTCGTTCCCCTTATCGTTATTAGCGTCGTTGTAGTCTGGGTACTGGGTACAATCGGGCTCTTTAACTATAATATTACTATTCTAATGGGACTAATCCCGTCCATAATAGTCGTTATAGGAATACCCAATGGCGTATACCTTATTAATAAGTACCATCAAGAGTTTGCACGGCACGGCAATAAGCCCAAAGCGCTCAGCAGAATGGTTCGAAAAATTGGACTGGTAACCTTTATCACCAATTTTACTACCGCCATCGGTTTCTTGGTTTTGATTACAACCGATATCAAGCTGCTTAAAGAGTTTGGTTTGGTGGCAGGGATCAATATTCTAGCAACCTTTATAGTAAGTATTATCCTAATTCCTGGGATACTTTCTTATTTACCAAGCCCGAAGAAAAAGCACCTACAACACTTAGAGTTCAAAGCAGTAGGCAAGTTTCTCGGACTGCTTGATTCAATTGTTCACCGACATAGATATAGAGTATTCGGCGTAACTGCGGTTATATTGGGTGTCGCTATTTTCGGACTGACGAAGCTGTACTCCGTGGCATACATGGTTGACGATATTCCAGAACAGTCTACCTTAAAGCAAGACCTTTACTTTTTTGAGGATAATTTCAGTGGGGTAATGCCGCTAGAAATCATTATCGACTTTGGTAAACCTAAATCAACGATAAACGCGAGGAATCTACGAAAGGTCGATCGCTTGGAAAAAGCACTCGATCCATTAGAGAATATTTCTTCGCCTATTTCAATTGTATCCTTCGCCAAAGCAGTCAGGCAAGCCTTTTATAATGGTAACGAACGATTCTATGGTTTGCCAAGCCCCAGCGATCGGAACGTTATACTTAGCTATTTGAGCAATCGGTCAGATGACTCCGATTTCTTAAACTCGTTCGTAGACTCTACAGGCCAAGTGATGCGCGTTTCCTTAAAGATCGCCGATATTGGGTCTCAAAAAATGGACTCGTTGATAACCAATGTGGTTCAACCAGAAATTGACAAGGTCTTTGACGATGAAAATATTGACACTGCTGTTACAGGATCGACGCTACTATTTGTAAAGGGAAACAAGTTTTTAATTGAAAACCTCCGATTCTCTCTTCTACTAGCATTTGCGATCATTGCGGTGATTATGGCTATACTTTTCGCGAATATCAGGATGATCATCATTTCCCTGATCCCGAATTTTATACCATTAATAATGACTGCTGGAATAATGGGATTCTTCGGCATACCGTTGAAACCCAGTACAGCGCTCATATTTAGTATCGCCTTTGGTATTTCGGTGGATGATTCTATTCACTTTTTGGCCAAATATAGACAAGAGCTTTTCGCGAAGAACTTCTTCGTGCCGATCGCTATTAGTAATAGTATTAAAGAAACAGGTTCGAGTATGTTGTATACGTCGATCATCCTGTTTTTTGGATTTATAATATTTGTGTTTTCGGATTTTGGAGGAACAGTAGCACTAGGTTTACTCACCTCGCTTACCCTGTTTTTTGCTATGATTACAAACCTGACATTGCTTCCAGCACTGCTCATGGTTTTCGATAGTGGTAAAAGGAACCAAAAAATTCATCCATTAATAGAACACTACGAGTTCTACATAGAGGATGAAGACGAAGAAATTGATACACAAAACCTATTGATTAAAGAAAACGACCCATTTGTAGGTTCTACCGACAAGTAA
- the dgt gene encoding dGTP triphosphohydrolase: protein MNWEVLLGGSEFHEKNMDRSMFDRDFDRIIFSHPFRKLQDKTQVHPLPEHDFVHNRLTHSLEVSSVGRSLGRGVGSKILDRHPKLKTQFSASDLGVITASAALAHDIGNPPFGHSGEDAISDYFLANKDLLESSFKEQQWFDLVNFEGNAQGFRLLNKSGYQGLRLTAPTLAAFTKYPRPSKVSDNFKPRRSQKKYGYYYTEGEIFKSLAADLQLRALAEHQWVRHPLAFLVEAADDICYHIIDLEDGCNLGLVSHEETVELYAEVIGDRFNRKKLNAINSKAEQIGLLRALAIGELIAQCETLFLDNEAAILDGSYDTSLTDEISAEPALLDIKKVSIDKIYRSRNVVEIEAAGFNVLNGLLEAFVPAALNIGQMNKRQSVAFRLLPADVKLELKSSESTYESLRALLDYISGLTDSNAMSLYRKLMGISLPGMR, encoded by the coding sequence ATGAACTGGGAAGTGCTTCTAGGAGGGTCTGAATTTCACGAAAAGAATATGGATAGGTCCATGTTTGATAGAGATTTTGACCGAATTATATTCTCACATCCCTTTAGGAAACTACAGGATAAAACACAGGTTCACCCCTTACCAGAGCACGATTTTGTACACAATCGTTTGACGCATAGTTTAGAAGTGTCTAGTGTAGGTCGATCTTTGGGGCGAGGGGTTGGCTCCAAAATATTAGATAGACACCCTAAACTCAAAACACAATTTAGCGCTAGTGATTTGGGTGTAATTACAGCTTCTGCCGCTTTGGCACACGATATCGGTAATCCACCTTTCGGACATTCAGGGGAAGACGCCATCTCAGACTACTTTTTAGCGAATAAGGATTTACTCGAATCCTCCTTTAAGGAGCAGCAATGGTTCGATCTTGTGAACTTTGAAGGTAATGCTCAAGGTTTTAGACTATTAAACAAGAGTGGTTATCAAGGATTAAGGCTTACGGCTCCCACACTAGCGGCTTTCACTAAGTATCCAAGGCCTTCGAAGGTGTCGGATAATTTTAAACCAAGAAGAAGCCAGAAGAAATACGGTTACTATTATACGGAAGGAGAAATCTTTAAGTCACTAGCGGCTGACCTACAATTAAGGGCGCTCGCCGAGCATCAATGGGTGAGACACCCCTTGGCTTTTTTGGTAGAAGCTGCGGATGATATCTGTTACCATATTATAGACCTAGAAGATGGCTGCAATTTGGGCTTAGTGTCACATGAAGAAACCGTTGAGCTTTATGCCGAAGTAATTGGCGATCGGTTTAATCGTAAGAAACTAAATGCTATTAATAGTAAGGCTGAGCAAATAGGTTTGCTTAGGGCCTTAGCCATTGGAGAATTGATCGCTCAGTGCGAAACCTTATTTCTGGACAACGAAGCAGCCATACTGGACGGGTCTTATGACACTTCCTTAACCGATGAGATTTCAGCTGAACCAGCTTTGTTGGATATCAAGAAAGTGTCTATCGATAAAATCTACCGTTCCAGAAACGTGGTAGAAATTGAAGCCGCAGGATTCAATGTGTTGAATGGGCTTTTAGAGGCATTCGTTCCGGCCGCTCTTAATATTGGTCAAATGAACAAAAGGCAGTCCGTTGCCTTCAGATTGTTACCAGCAGATGTCAAATTAGAGCTCAAATCTTCCGAAAGCACCTATGAGTCGTTACGTGCACTGCTAGACTATATTTCAGGCCTTACTGATTCAAATGCCATGAGTCTTTATCGCAAACTAATGGGCATCTCACTGCCGGGAATGAGATAA
- the ileS gene encoding isoleucine--tRNA ligase — MNKYNEYKKPEFAKVGEDILQFWKDNGIFEKSVAEKEGKPTFTFFEGPPSANGTPGIHHVMARTVKDIFCRYKTQKGFQVKRKGGWDTHGLPVELQVEKELGIKKEDIGKKVSVDEYNQKCRETVMRFKDIWDDLTEKMGYWVDLENPYITFEKEYIESVWSMLKELYDKDLIYKGYTIQPYSPAAGTGLSSHELNQPGTYQDIKDTSMVAQFKVSGTDNDYILAWTTTPWTLPANNGLAVGAGINYVKVKTFNQYTFEPINVILAKDRLSYYFNDKAKDLKIEDYKPGDKLIPFEVIDSFKGRDMEGMDYEQLMPYIPLEKPAFTVVIGDFVTTEDGTGIVHISKTFGADDFKTSVQYNLPGVFVKDEEGNDVPIVDKQGKYVKEITDFAGMYVKNQYYKTEEAPEKSLDVLISIKLKEENKAFKVEKYEHSYPHCWRTDKPILYYPLDSWFIKTTAYKDRLVELNKTINWKPASTGEGRFGNWLENLVDWNLSRSRYWGTPLPIWVSEDRKEQKCIGSIAELKSEVQKSVDAGFMAEQIGDDFDLHRPYVDDIILVSDSGQKMKRELDLIDVWFDSGAMPYAQWHYPFENDDIFKKSFPADFIAEGVDQTRGWFFTLHTLGVMLHDKVAFKNVIANGLVLDKNGNKMSKRLGNAVDPFKTIGEYGPDATRWYMISNANPWDNLKFNVEGVGEVQRRFFGTLYNTYNFFALYANLDGFKYEEASVPLSDRPESDRWILSRLNTLIKSVDQAYDEYEPTRAARMIMDFVADEMSNWYVRLNRKRFWKGEYNDDKRAAYQTLYTCLMTIAKIGAPIAPFYMEKLYQDLNTVSGKDNGESVHLTDFPQVDESMINQDLEEQMALAQTISSLTHSLRKKEKIKVRQPLSKIMIPVLDDSTRHHVEAVADLIKSEVNIKTVEFLDDTSGILVKKIKPNFRALGQKFGPKVKFIAGAVNQWGQEEIAAIERDNQFDLSIEGETIQLSLEDVEISSEDIPGWAVASEGKTTVALDMTISEELRQEGIARDLVNRVQNLRKDMGLDVQDKIDIKVAKNEALINAALSANSDYICEETQALSLEIVDELSDAQTVEIDEWTLNLYISVR; from the coding sequence GTGAATAAGTACAACGAGTATAAGAAACCCGAATTTGCCAAAGTTGGAGAAGACATACTTCAGTTCTGGAAAGACAACGGAATCTTTGAAAAGTCTGTTGCTGAAAAAGAAGGCAAGCCAACGTTTACTTTCTTTGAAGGGCCACCATCTGCAAATGGTACGCCTGGTATTCACCACGTAATGGCCAGAACGGTAAAAGACATTTTTTGTCGTTACAAAACCCAAAAAGGCTTTCAGGTAAAAAGAAAAGGCGGTTGGGATACCCACGGTTTGCCAGTAGAATTACAGGTAGAGAAGGAATTAGGCATTAAAAAAGAAGATATCGGTAAGAAAGTATCGGTAGACGAGTACAATCAAAAATGCCGTGAAACCGTGATGCGTTTCAAAGATATTTGGGACGACCTGACCGAGAAAATGGGCTATTGGGTTGATTTAGAAAATCCATATATCACTTTTGAAAAAGAGTATATCGAGTCTGTGTGGAGCATGCTCAAAGAACTCTACGACAAAGACTTAATTTATAAAGGATATACGATCCAGCCTTATTCCCCGGCTGCTGGAACGGGTTTAAGCTCGCATGAGCTGAATCAGCCAGGTACATATCAAGATATTAAGGACACCTCCATGGTGGCCCAGTTCAAAGTGTCAGGTACGGATAATGACTACATCCTAGCTTGGACCACAACTCCATGGACACTGCCAGCTAATAATGGGTTAGCTGTTGGCGCTGGAATTAACTATGTAAAGGTTAAAACCTTTAACCAATATACCTTCGAGCCAATCAATGTGATTTTAGCGAAAGATAGACTGAGCTACTATTTCAATGATAAGGCCAAAGACCTGAAAATAGAAGATTACAAACCAGGTGATAAACTGATTCCTTTTGAAGTCATTGACAGCTTTAAAGGAAGAGATATGGAAGGCATGGATTACGAGCAACTAATGCCGTATATCCCGTTAGAAAAGCCTGCTTTTACCGTGGTAATTGGTGACTTCGTGACCACTGAAGATGGTACAGGTATAGTACATATATCAAAGACCTTTGGTGCCGATGACTTTAAAACTTCGGTACAATACAACTTACCGGGAGTCTTCGTCAAAGATGAAGAAGGCAACGACGTGCCGATTGTTGACAAACAAGGGAAGTATGTAAAAGAGATTACAGACTTCGCAGGCATGTATGTAAAAAACCAATACTATAAAACAGAGGAGGCCCCTGAGAAATCACTAGACGTACTTATCTCTATTAAGCTTAAAGAAGAGAATAAGGCATTTAAAGTAGAAAAATACGAGCACTCCTACCCACACTGTTGGCGAACGGATAAACCAATACTCTACTATCCATTAGACTCTTGGTTCATTAAAACCACGGCTTACAAAGACCGCTTGGTAGAATTGAATAAAACGATCAACTGGAAACCAGCTTCAACTGGAGAAGGTCGTTTTGGAAACTGGTTAGAGAATCTTGTTGATTGGAACCTGAGCAGATCTAGGTATTGGGGAACGCCACTGCCTATTTGGGTGTCAGAAGATAGAAAAGAGCAAAAATGCATCGGCTCAATAGCTGAACTGAAGTCTGAGGTGCAGAAATCGGTGGATGCTGGTTTTATGGCGGAGCAAATCGGCGATGACTTTGATTTACACCGACCTTATGTCGACGATATCATATTAGTCAGTGATTCTGGCCAAAAAATGAAGCGAGAACTCGATCTTATCGACGTTTGGTTCGATTCGGGAGCCATGCCTTATGCGCAGTGGCACTATCCGTTCGAAAATGACGACATCTTCAAGAAGAGTTTTCCGGCAGACTTTATTGCCGAGGGAGTCGACCAAACCAGAGGTTGGTTCTTTACCCTACATACGCTTGGCGTGATGCTACATGATAAAGTAGCCTTCAAAAATGTAATAGCGAACGGATTGGTGCTTGATAAGAATGGCAACAAAATGTCTAAAAGATTAGGCAATGCAGTTGATCCATTTAAAACCATCGGTGAATACGGTCCAGATGCTACCCGTTGGTATATGATTTCAAATGCCAACCCTTGGGATAACTTAAAATTCAATGTTGAAGGAGTTGGCGAGGTGCAAAGAAGGTTCTTTGGCACACTTTATAACACCTATAACTTCTTTGCACTATATGCCAACCTCGATGGTTTTAAGTACGAAGAAGCTTCCGTTCCATTAAGTGATCGCCCAGAAAGCGATCGTTGGATTCTATCTAGGCTCAATACGCTGATTAAATCGGTAGACCAAGCTTACGATGAGTATGAACCGACTCGTGCGGCCAGAATGATCATGGATTTCGTAGCCGATGAAATGAGTAACTGGTATGTTCGCCTAAACAGAAAGCGTTTCTGGAAAGGTGAATACAACGATGATAAACGAGCAGCTTATCAAACACTATATACCTGTTTAATGACCATCGCTAAGATTGGTGCTCCAATAGCGCCTTTCTACATGGAAAAACTATATCAAGATCTAAATACGGTCAGTGGAAAAGACAACGGTGAGTCAGTACATTTAACGGACTTCCCTCAAGTTGATGAATCAATGATCAATCAAGATTTAGAGGAGCAAATGGCTTTGGCACAGACCATATCTTCTTTGACGCATTCCCTCAGAAAAAAGGAGAAGATCAAAGTAAGGCAGCCATTATCAAAAATCATGATTCCAGTCTTAGATGATTCCACTAGACATCATGTGGAGGCAGTAGCCGACCTGATTAAATCTGAGGTAAATATTAAGACTGTTGAGTTCCTAGATGATACATCAGGCATTTTAGTGAAAAAAATCAAGCCAAATTTCAGGGCATTAGGTCAAAAATTTGGTCCTAAAGTCAAATTTATTGCCGGCGCTGTAAATCAGTGGGGGCAAGAGGAAATTGCAGCAATAGAAAGAGACAATCAGTTCGATTTATCGATCGAAGGCGAAACGATTCAATTATCGCTGGAAGATGTAGAAATCAGCAGCGAAGATATTCCTGGATGGGCCGTGGCTTCAGAAGGCAAAACGACCGTTGCTTTGGACATGACAATATCGGAAGAATTACGTCAAGAGGGGATTGCGAGAGACTTGGTCAATAGAGTCCAAAATCTAAGAAAAGATATGGGCTTAGATGTTCAGGATAAAATTGACATTAAAGTTGCTAAGAATGAGGCACTGATTAATGCTGCTTTATCTGCAAACTCGGACTATATCTGCGAGGAAACTCAAGCTTTGAGCCTAGAAATTGTCGATGAATTAAGCGATGCTCAGACTGTTGAGATTGATGAATGGACACTTAATCTCTATATTTCTGTGAGATAA
- a CDS encoding lipoprotein signal peptidase — protein MKPLRYFLLTLGIIIIDQVVKLLVHFNMAMGSAGEISVFGNWFKLHYILNRGMAFGLRFGFEYGKLSLTIFRLLAMIVIGYILYYLSKKNYHAGLLWSVAAILGGAIGNLIDSIFYGVLLDNAPYDVITPWFHGQVIDMIYLDFWEGYVADWIPFWGGKKVALWPIFNIADVAIFIGVFTILIFQKRFIARSK, from the coding sequence TTGAAGCCTCTAAGATATTTTCTACTTACACTAGGTATCATAATCATCGATCAGGTGGTTAAGCTTCTTGTTCATTTTAATATGGCCATGGGGTCAGCTGGCGAAATCAGTGTTTTCGGTAACTGGTTTAAGCTCCATTACATTCTAAATAGAGGAATGGCCTTTGGTTTACGCTTTGGCTTTGAATATGGAAAGCTAAGCTTGACCATCTTTAGGTTGCTTGCCATGATAGTGATAGGGTATATCCTTTATTATCTATCTAAAAAGAACTATCACGCTGGACTTCTTTGGAGTGTTGCTGCCATTCTTGGTGGTGCTATCGGTAACCTAATCGATAGCATATTTTATGGAGTGCTTTTAGATAATGCCCCTTATGATGTGATCACCCCATGGTTTCATGGTCAAGTAATCGATATGATCTATCTAGATTTCTGGGAAGGATACGTGGCCGACTGGATTCCGTTTTGGGGAGGAAAAAAAGTGGCACTCTGGCCAATCTTCAATATTGCCGATGTGGCTATTTTCATAGGCGTTTTCACCATTTTGATCTTTCAAAAGCGATTTATTGCTCGCTCAAAATAG
- a CDS encoding SusC/RagA family TonB-linked outer membrane protein: protein MKKFLLTLLVMSVGFQGALLAQTKTVTGTVTGGDDGLGIPRVSVTIKGTTRGNATNLDGTYSVEVASNETLVFSFVGYVSKEVLVGNQTTIDVVLEPDYAELEEVVVVGYGSQERKEITSAVASLKPDDFNSGNISNPTQLLQGKVAGLSITRPGGDPNGGFNIRLRGISTFGANSSPLIVLDGVPGADLGNVDPNDIASIDVLKDGSAAAIYGARGSSGVILITTTKGSGEDGVTSISLNTFATVETKAIDKISVLSPTEFVAAGGTDFGSETDWVDVITQNSLSYATNLSVSGSFGGTSYRASVNYRNNEGIVKGFKNERLNTRLNVTHNAINDRLRLTANVNITNGSYGARNNGLFDFALTYNPTAPIFDDGTLSSNSVGGFFQTLASSDYFNPEALRQQQKFSGTTKTSLLSFRGEFDILDNLTIALQYNQDRSNGLNSQVWSKTDFAQGFGQNGQAGRTVDDRFTEIITGTLNWDTEISSDLNATLLVGLEQQTQNFEGFGLQTRQFLFDSFGANNLGAGAIVTGPNTNYYSYKSQNILNSAFFRANLNYKGIYFVSASVRADSYSGFGENNKTGYFPTVSAGAELTEIADLGPISQLKFRASYGITGALPGASDYALPVIRNGGRIDLDGDANTTDDIRIAPQQTQNANPDLKWETKKEFNIGFDFSILDGKITGTTDYYTRNIEDLIFNIIVPIGAPSAFDIGNFNTVNNTWVNLADLRSAGFEFAAAYNGLKLGDVSWTPSINFTIYDKTTIESLTLDNGLGFENLRGGNLGSPGQNNTQIIFNEVGQTLGNFVGPRFIGIDENGQYILEDANGVRGSSAADFNIDDLPVIGNALPDAEFGITNQFGYGNWSLMFFLRGTVGHELYNSFRGFYENQDASTSAWNSIVTDKTPNVSASPTFSDLFIEDASFIRLDNLQLGYRLPSNSDWIENINLYFAAQNLFTITNYQGLDPEARNDDGGNQLVPGLERRNTFIPTRQFTLGVKFNIK, encoded by the coding sequence ATGAAAAAGTTTTTACTAACTCTACTTGTTATGTCAGTAGGTTTCCAAGGAGCGCTACTGGCTCAAACAAAGACTGTAACCGGTACGGTTACAGGTGGGGATGATGGTTTAGGAATCCCTCGTGTGAGTGTGACTATTAAGGGCACAACACGTGGAAATGCCACTAACCTAGATGGAACGTATTCTGTCGAGGTTGCATCCAACGAAACCCTAGTATTCTCTTTTGTAGGCTATGTCTCTAAAGAAGTACTTGTGGGTAACCAAACTACGATTGACGTAGTATTAGAGCCTGATTACGCCGAACTAGAAGAGGTTGTAGTTGTAGGTTATGGATCTCAAGAAAGAAAAGAGATCACGAGTGCTGTAGCCAGCCTTAAGCCTGATGATTTTAACAGCGGGAACATTTCTAACCCGACTCAATTACTTCAAGGTAAAGTGGCAGGTCTTTCAATTACTAGACCAGGTGGTGACCCGAACGGCGGATTTAACATTCGTTTAAGAGGTATCTCTACTTTCGGTGCCAACTCATCTCCACTAATTGTATTGGATGGTGTTCCTGGTGCTGACCTTGGTAATGTTGACCCTAATGACATTGCTTCAATTGACGTATTAAAGGATGGTTCGGCTGCTGCTATTTACGGAGCTAGAGGATCTTCTGGTGTTATCCTTATTACTACTACTAAAGGTAGCGGTGAAGATGGTGTAACTAGTATTTCATTGAACACTTTCGCTACAGTAGAAACTAAAGCTATTGATAAAATCAGCGTACTAAGCCCTACAGAGTTCGTTGCGGCAGGTGGTACTGATTTCGGTTCTGAAACTGACTGGGTAGATGTAATTACTCAAAACTCACTGTCTTATGCGACTAACCTTAGTGTAAGCGGATCATTCGGTGGAACTTCTTACCGTGCTTCAGTTAACTACAGAAATAATGAGGGTATTGTAAAAGGTTTCAAAAACGAGAGATTAAATACTCGTTTAAATGTAACTCACAATGCGATCAATGATCGTTTAAGATTAACAGCTAACGTAAACATTACTAATGGTTCTTACGGTGCTAGAAACAACGGTCTTTTCGATTTCGCATTGACTTACAACCCAACTGCTCCAATATTTGATGATGGAACTTTAAGTTCTAACAGTGTTGGTGGATTCTTCCAGACACTTGCATCTTCTGATTACTTCAACCCTGAAGCACTTAGACAACAGCAAAAATTCTCTGGAACGACTAAAACGTCTTTACTTTCTTTCAGAGGTGAGTTTGATATTCTTGATAACTTGACTATCGCTTTACAGTACAACCAAGACAGATCTAATGGCCTAAACAGCCAAGTTTGGTCTAAAACTGATTTTGCTCAAGGATTTGGACAGAACGGTCAAGCAGGTAGAACTGTAGATGATAGATTCACTGAAATCATTACAGGTACTTTAAACTGGGATACTGAGATTTCTTCTGACTTAAACGCAACATTATTAGTTGGTTTAGAGCAGCAAACTCAGAATTTCGAAGGTTTTGGTCTTCAGACTCGTCAGTTCTTATTTGACTCTTTTGGAGCTAACAACTTAGGTGCAGGTGCTATTGTAACTGGTCCTAACACGAACTATTACTCTTATAAGTCTCAAAACATCTTGAACTCTGCTTTCTTCAGAGCTAACTTGAATTACAAAGGTATTTACTTCGTATCTGCCAGTGTAAGAGCGGATTCTTACTCAGGATTTGGTGAGAACAACAAGACTGGTTACTTCCCAACTGTTTCTGCAGGTGCTGAATTAACTGAGATTGCTGACCTTGGGCCTATTAGCCAATTAAAGTTCAGAGCTTCTTATGGTATCACTGGTGCACTTCCTGGCGCATCTGATTACGCACTTCCTGTTATTAGAAATGGTGGTAGAATTGACCTTGATGGTGATGCTAACACTACTGATGATATCAGAATTGCTCCACAGCAAACTCAAAATGCAAACCCTGATTTGAAATGGGAAACTAAAAAAGAGTTTAACATAGGTTTTGATTTCTCAATCCTTGATGGAAAAATCACTGGTACTACTGATTACTATACAAGAAACATTGAAGATCTAATCTTCAACATTATTGTACCAATTGGAGCACCAAGTGCATTTGACATTGGAAACTTCAATACAGTAAATAATACTTGGGTAAACCTAGCTGATTTAAGATCTGCAGGTTTTGAGTTCGCCGCTGCTTACAACGGTTTAAAGTTAGGTGACGTTTCTTGGACACCTTCAATCAACTTCACTATCTATGACAAAACGACTATTGAGTCTTTAACCTTAGATAATGGATTAGGATTTGAAAACCTAAGAGGTGGTAACCTAGGTTCTCCTGGACAAAACAACACTCAGATCATCTTCAACGAAGTAGGTCAGACATTGGGTAACTTTGTAGGTCCAAGATTCATTGGAATCGACGAGAACGGTCAGTACATCTTAGAAGATGCTAACGGTGTTAGAGGTTCTTCTGCAGCTGATTTCAACATTGATGACTTACCAGTAATTGGTAACGCACTTCCAGATGCTGAATTCGGTATCACTAACCAGTTTGGTTATGGTAACTGGAGCTTAATGTTCTTCCTAAGAGGTACAGTAGGTCATGAGTTATACAACTCATTCAGAGGTTTCTACGAAAACCAAGATGCTAGTACTAGTGCTTGGAATAGTATCGTAACTGACAAAACACCTAATGTTTCTGCTTCTCCTACCTTCTCTGATCTATTCATTGAGGATGCAAGTTTCATCAGATTAGATAACTTGCAGCTAGGTTACAGACTTCCTTCGAATTCTGATTGGATCGAGAACATTAACCTTTACTTCGCAGCACAGAACTTATTCACTATTACGAATTACCAAGGTTTAGATCCTGAAGCGAGAAATGACGACGGTGGTAACCAATTAGTGCCAGGGTTAGAAAGAAGAAATACTTTCATCCCTACTAGACAGTTCACTTTAGGTGTAAAATTCAATATTAAATAA